From the bacterium genome, the window CGTGGCCCGCGACCCCGTCCTGGGCCGGACGCTCTGGACCCTGCCCCTCAAATCGGTCCGCTGCACCATCCGCATCGCACCGTGGGACCCGACGATCGTCCTGCTGAACGCCCCCATCGGCGAACGCCACTACCAGCCCCTGCAGGCCCGCGACCGGGCGACCGGCGAGCTGCTGTGGTGGGTCGAGCCCGACACCGACCAGCTCGTGCGCGCCCTCGGCGACGAGGTCATGGAGGGCTACCCCATGGGCTGCTGCGCCTTCGACTTCGGCGACATCGACGGCGACGGCGCCCTTGAGATCGTGGCCGTGTTCCGGCACAGCCGCAACTATCCCGCCGCCGTGTGCCTGGTGAACCGGGACGGCCGGCGCCTGCGCCAGTACGCCAACCGGGGCCACCTGATGGCGGTCGCGGTCGCGGACATCGACGGCGACGGCAAGGACGAGGCCCTCGCCACCGGCGTCAACAACGCGCCGGCCTACAACGGCCCTACGGTCATCGCCCTGGACGACACCTACTGGTCCGGCGCCTCCGTCGACTCCCTGTGCAATCCCGGCTGCAGCGAGCCGGATTCGTCGCTCGCGCGGGTCGTGTTCGGCACCATGCCGGAAGAGTACCAGGCCGTGATGGGGTCGCTGCGGATCTCGGGGAACGGATTCCAGGTCGTGTCGGGACCGGACGGCGTATCCCGCATCGCGCTGCAGACCTACTCCGGCCGCCAGGGCACCGACATGAACATCGTCTTCGACAATCGGTTCAACCCGCTGTCGGCGGACATCAGCGACACCTACCGGGGCGTCCTCCTGGCGGCGGGCGCCGACTCGCTGCTCGACTCCGGCCCGGCGAACGAAGCCTGGCGCGAGGCCTGGGTCGCAGGGGCCGGGCGCTTCGGAGCCGGGACCATGGGCGCAGGGCGCTAGGCCCCGACCGTCGCCCCGACCTCCTCCGCGAACAGCTGATACGCCCACAGCACCATCTCCCGATCCCGCGGCGACAGCCCGAGTTCGCTCGCCGCCTGCAGCGCGTCGGCGGCCAGGTCGGGACGGTTCATGCGCACCAGGGTCAGGTGGAAGAGTCGCATCCAGGCGGCGCGCTCGCGGGGGTGGGCCCGAGCCGTCTCGAGCAGGCGGCGGCGGGCGCCGTCCAGGTCGCCCGCGTCGATCAGGGCGTCGGCGGCGTCGAGGTCGGCCAGGTAGCGACTGCCCGAATGTTCCAGGTCGAGCAGTTCGCGCACGTGTTCGCTCGCCGCGCCGGTCGCGTTTGGCATCAGCACCACGGCGCACACCGCCACGCAGGGGAACCCGAGGAGGAGGAAGGGCAGGTTCGGCTCCGACGCCCGCGCGATGGTGAAGCCGGTCGCGGCGACCAGCGGGATGCAGATGCCCAGCCTGATGACGAGGTCGCGTCGCGTGTCGCTCATGGTGTCGTCCTGTCGGTCGGTCGGTGGACCCCGGGCACGGGAACTGCTCCCCATGCGGGAACGGGCGACAGGCGAATCAGGCCAGGAGCCCCCACAAGCGGCGAATTTCGCGAGAATCGCCCAACCGGAGGACTCGAAGGCCGGCCCCTCATCTTGCACCTCGCCACGAAAACCGGGTCCGGATCGTTGCTCCCTGCATGATCCGTCGCCGGCCCCCGCGAAACCCCCGACCCCGACCGGGGACGACGATCCCGCATGAGATGGACCGAGGAGCGATGGGAGTTGCGCCCAAACAGCGCAGGGCAAGGACCATGCCCCGGGCAGGTCAGTCGTCGCGCGCCGCTGCGCCCAGTGCGCTCTCCACCCGCCGATCCGGCACCAGCCAGATCAACGCCACCAGCACGTACATCGCCACCGAGATCC encodes:
- a CDS encoding VCBS repeat-containing protein → VARDPVLGRTLWTLPLKSVRCTIRIAPWDPTIVLLNAPIGERHYQPLQARDRATGELLWWVEPDTDQLVRALGDEVMEGYPMGCCAFDFGDIDGDGALEIVAVFRHSRNYPAAVCLVNRDGRRLRQYANRGHLMAVAVADIDGDGKDEALATGVNNAPAYNGPTVIALDDTYWSGASVDSLCNPGCSEPDSSLARVVFGTMPEEYQAVMGSLRISGNGFQVVSGPDGVSRIALQTYSGRQGTDMNIVFDNRFNPLSADISDTYRGVLLAAGADSLLDSGPANEAWREAWVAGAGRFGAGTMGAGR